A single genomic interval of Chitinophaga sp. 180180018-3 harbors:
- a CDS encoding ATP-binding protein, whose protein sequence is MKTILEAGTQSCERKEDAKRIRIINCLCLITALAAFSIGSLIYAFTLNLKIEIPAICEGILFSFVILLNWRREYNMASLVFLLCHTISALYFGVILGPVINISLIAVFLFGLSFMVFKSKRFRTVAICATGLTLVLLEVNFYYQIFSPVYLSRENQFLLRWIALVVFLGFDVLVITYYVKENNSLLFSTKMYSRKLETTVKQLEFANLSKRVYLRETSHEIRTPLNAVFGISQLLEMIMKKVSDENEITDYAALNEMIELVTSLNAASYHTRNIVNNVLELSTIEAGKIDDIHKVVFHLKPWIESIVHMHKYIAEEKGIRLAVVIDESTMASLLVADKVKLTQIVTNLLSNAIKFSPEFGIVNLQLFTGGKSLYLKVTDNGEGISKEMQQSIFEPFVTGKNGFIEGTGLGLYITKHLVELLNGSITLKSIPAKGTTFEVCFSDVFADALDGSDAQEHCDLSLCSLKEKRILMIDDDKMARTLVSRYLTGAGSHFIQAENGIEGIKKAREEKPDVIILDSHMPGMSGKETLLHIRHDQSLFNIPVILASGDVYKESKEELLNAGANDFLTKPLKFTELHRAISQVIH, encoded by the coding sequence GTGAAAACGATATTGGAAGCGGGCACCCAGTCGTGTGAGCGGAAGGAAGATGCGAAGAGAATCAGGATAATTAATTGTTTGTGTTTAATTACAGCATTGGCAGCCTTTTCCATTGGCAGTCTCATTTATGCCTTTACGCTTAATCTGAAAATTGAGATTCCTGCGATCTGCGAGGGGATATTATTTTCGTTCGTTATTCTCCTGAATTGGAGAAGGGAGTATAACATGGCTAGTCTTGTTTTCCTCCTATGCCATACGATTTCTGCACTTTATTTTGGGGTTATTCTGGGGCCGGTAATAAATATTTCACTCATTGCCGTATTTCTGTTTGGGTTATCATTTATGGTATTCAAATCGAAGAGATTCAGAACGGTGGCGATATGCGCAACGGGGCTGACACTGGTACTACTTGAGGTGAATTTTTATTATCAGATTTTTTCACCGGTATATCTTTCCCGGGAGAATCAGTTTTTATTGAGATGGATTGCTTTAGTAGTATTTCTTGGTTTTGATGTTTTAGTGATTACTTATTATGTCAAGGAGAATAATTCATTGTTATTTTCCACAAAAATGTATTCCAGAAAACTTGAAACTACTGTAAAGCAATTAGAGTTTGCCAATTTGTCGAAGCGGGTATATCTGAGAGAAACCAGCCACGAAATACGCACACCCTTGAATGCTGTTTTCGGGATATCTCAATTGCTGGAGATGATTATGAAAAAGGTGTCAGATGAAAATGAAATAACAGATTATGCAGCATTAAATGAAATGATAGAGCTGGTGACCAGCTTAAATGCGGCCAGCTATCATACCCGTAATATTGTTAATAATGTATTGGAATTATCGACTATCGAAGCCGGCAAAATAGATGACATTCATAAAGTAGTGTTTCATTTGAAACCCTGGATCGAGAGCATCGTACATATGCATAAATATATTGCCGAGGAAAAAGGGATTAGGTTGGCCGTTGTTATTGACGAGTCAACGATGGCCTCACTGCTGGTCGCGGATAAGGTGAAACTGACGCAGATTGTAACCAATCTTTTATCTAATGCAATAAAATTTTCACCGGAATTTGGAATAGTTAACCTGCAATTATTTACTGGAGGAAAGAGCCTGTATCTGAAAGTTACAGATAATGGGGAAGGGATCAGCAAAGAAATGCAACAATCCATATTCGAACCCTTCGTAACGGGGAAGAACGGCTTTATTGAAGGCACAGGGCTGGGGCTATATATCACCAAGCATCTGGTAGAGTTGTTAAATGGATCTATTACCTTAAAATCTATACCTGCAAAAGGAACAACATTTGAGGTTTGTTTCTCGGATGTATTTGCGGATGCGTTAGATGGCAGTGATGCTCAGGAGCATTGTGATCTTTCGTTATGTAGCCTGAAAGAAAAAAGGATATTAATGATAGATGATGATAAAATGGCCCGCACCCTTGTGAGCAGATATTTGACAGGTGCGGGCAGTCATTTTATTCAAGCGGAAAATGGCATTGAGGGAATAAAGAAAGCCCGTGAAGAAAAACCAGATGTTATTATCCTTGATTCACATATGCCGGGCATGTCGGGGAAAGAAACATTATTGCATATTCGTCATGATCAATCGTTATTTAACATTCCCGTTATATTGGCTTCTGGTGATGTTTATAAAGAATCTAAAGAGGAGTTATTAAATGCCGGAGCGAACGATTTCCTGACCAAACCTCTTAAATTCACGGAATTACATAGAGCAATCAGCCAGGTTATACATTGA
- a CDS encoding GNAT family N-acetyltransferase, translating into MSQDKITTRDARNSDIDAMALLMTELGYPTAAPAMAARFEAIKQEPGYKTILAVLNEEVVGMAGCTVNNFFEQDGKYVRIAAFVVSNRYHQKGIGRVLITAAEEWATNVNAHTVLLNCGHKEERTAAHVFYKKMGYQVKSSGYYKKILL; encoded by the coding sequence ATGTCGCAGGATAAGATTACAACCAGAGACGCGCGGAATTCCGATATAGATGCAATGGCCCTGCTGATGACTGAGCTCGGCTATCCAACCGCTGCTCCCGCTATGGCCGCTCGTTTCGAGGCAATAAAACAAGAGCCCGGATACAAAACAATTCTCGCAGTCCTTAATGAAGAAGTGGTAGGGATGGCTGGTTGTACCGTTAATAATTTTTTTGAGCAAGATGGAAAATATGTAAGGATCGCCGCCTTTGTAGTCAGCAACAGGTATCATCAAAAAGGCATCGGCCGGGTACTAATCACAGCAGCAGAAGAATGGGCGACTAACGTTAACGCACATACTGTTTTACTCAATTGTGGCCACAAAGAGGAACGCACAGCTGCGCATGTATTTTATAAGAAGATGGGATACCAGGTTAAATCTTCCGGTTACTATAAAAAAATACTACTATAA
- a CDS encoding DoxX family protein has product MILKVLNAILIIFAAYMGFKQGIAMIGNKPEMVSMFGRWNFSTTAIMINGVVTVLSALLILFPRTFLLGNFLMAASILMIICFHLNDKELKGAAIELPFFVLNLLIIYLQHPLAK; this is encoded by the coding sequence ATGATATTGAAAGTGCTGAATGCCATACTGATCATTTTTGCAGCATACATGGGCTTCAAACAGGGAATAGCCATGATAGGCAACAAGCCGGAAATGGTAAGTATGTTCGGCCGTTGGAATTTCAGTACAACCGCTATCATGATAAATGGAGTGGTAACTGTATTGAGTGCATTGTTGATATTGTTTCCAAGAACTTTCCTGTTAGGGAATTTTCTGATGGCAGCTTCCATCCTTATGATCATCTGTTTTCATTTGAATGACAAAGAGCTGAAAGGGGCAGCCATTGAATTGCCATTTTTTGTATTGAACCTGCTGATTATTTACCTGCAACACCCGCTGGCAAAATGA
- a CDS encoding GDSL-type esterase/lipase family protein — protein sequence MKQLILILSLFTITIHVVGQNCSNPLKIVVLGSSTAWGNGLPSRDSAWTFRYARYLKQYHNKADTVILLAIGGYTTQHIMPTGTPPYTVLGNTFLVDTTHNITWAIALHPDAIIINMPTNDEARGFPLDKQTANFLVLKREAALHHIPLWVSTTQPRSNLGYTAALHLAQMKDTILHYFGAKAIDFWTGLALANGFIDPAYNSGDGVHLSATGQRILFERVVAKHIPDVLCGGIAGTDTSGTQQGPPPPDSTYMSRFVFPNPATDYLVIPSVTASSFVLEVYNTAGTRLLSERRLGKTTLNVGGWAPGVYFIIIKDGKDTYRTRMVKI from the coding sequence ATGAAACAGTTGATCCTTATACTTTCATTGTTTACAATAACGATTCATGTTGTTGGGCAAAACTGCAGCAATCCGTTGAAGATTGTAGTATTAGGTTCTTCAACAGCCTGGGGGAACGGGCTGCCCAGCCGGGATAGTGCGTGGACCTTTCGCTATGCGCGATACCTGAAGCAATACCATAACAAGGCCGACACGGTGATACTACTGGCAATAGGTGGTTACACCACACAGCATATTATGCCTACCGGCACCCCTCCTTATACGGTGTTGGGAAACACTTTTCTGGTAGATACCACGCACAATATCACCTGGGCTATCGCTCTGCATCCGGATGCTATCATCATCAACATGCCTACAAATGATGAGGCGCGTGGTTTTCCGCTGGATAAACAAACAGCGAATTTCCTGGTACTGAAGCGGGAGGCGGCTTTGCATCATATTCCCCTGTGGGTGTCTACCACACAGCCCCGCAGTAATCTTGGTTATACGGCAGCATTGCACCTGGCTCAAATGAAAGATACTATTCTGCATTATTTCGGAGCTAAAGCAATAGATTTCTGGACGGGCCTGGCGCTCGCCAATGGCTTTATTGATCCGGCTTACAACAGTGGTGATGGGGTGCATTTAAGTGCAACAGGCCAGCGTATTTTATTTGAAAGGGTAGTAGCGAAACATATTCCGGATGTATTGTGTGGGGGGATAGCCGGAACCGACACCTCCGGAACACAGCAGGGGCCGCCCCCGCCGGATAGTACTTATATGTCGCGGTTTGTTTTTCCCAACCCGGCTACCGATTACCTGGTCATCCCGTCTGTTACTGCATCTTCGTTTGTATTGGAGGTGTATAATACAGCAGGAACAAGATTGTTGAGTGAACGCCGTTTGGGTAAAACCACACTGAATGTTGGCGGCTGGGCGCCAGGCGTCTATTTCATTATTATCAAAGATGGAAAGGATACCTACCGGACCCGCATGGTGAAAATTTAG
- a CDS encoding DoxX family membrane protein: MENNAIVFFLLRLAVAASMFGHGLVRLPKLNGFSAWMMKSFEKSMLPDLLIKPFSYVLPIAEFAIGLLLIAGLFTRISLVAGAAVMIILVFGSAMIENWDAIPSQLIHAAFFGMLLVFIRYNTIAVDHLVKK; encoded by the coding sequence ATGGAAAACAATGCTATCGTATTCTTTTTGCTCAGGCTGGCAGTAGCAGCCAGCATGTTCGGGCATGGACTGGTGAGGTTGCCCAAGCTGAACGGATTCAGCGCCTGGATGATGAAGAGTTTTGAAAAGTCGATGTTACCAGATCTCCTCATAAAGCCCTTTAGTTACGTATTACCGATTGCGGAATTTGCGATCGGGTTGCTGCTGATAGCGGGGTTGTTTACACGTATCTCACTGGTAGCCGGCGCAGCAGTGATGATAATACTGGTATTTGGGTCTGCGATGATCGAAAACTGGGATGCCATTCCTTCACAGCTGATTCATGCTGCTTTCTTTGGCATGCTGCTGGTTTTTATTAGATATAATACCATCGCAGTTGACCATCTTGTTAAAAAATAG
- a CDS encoding AraC family transcriptional regulator, whose product MLLENLYQPFEIEYRECTECPIDPHKHNFFELVYIVEGNGVQCVNKNQLPYSPGKLYLVMPQDYHSFDVKESTKFFFIRFNNIYLKHQQKEWIQQLEFIFQNSNHMPGCILKNQADKPLVKALIEALIRELVNQQPYHRELAQQIINTMIMVIARNIQLQLPESPKHPTRPDSSLNILHYIHEHIYSPEKLRAEQIAVHFNISPTYLSEYFKRNNGDSLQQYIIQYKLKLVETRLQYSSMRVGEIADELGFTDESHLNRIFKKYKGINPSAYRKEMQQKDDEMQ is encoded by the coding sequence ATGCTGCTAGAGAATTTATACCAGCCTTTTGAGATCGAATACCGGGAGTGTACGGAATGCCCGATAGATCCTCATAAGCATAACTTTTTTGAATTGGTATATATTGTAGAAGGCAATGGCGTACAATGTGTTAACAAGAACCAGCTGCCTTATAGTCCGGGTAAACTATACCTGGTAATGCCCCAGGACTATCACTCTTTTGATGTAAAGGAGTCCACTAAATTCTTTTTTATCCGTTTCAACAACATCTACCTGAAGCATCAGCAAAAGGAATGGATACAGCAACTGGAATTCATCTTCCAGAACAGCAATCATATGCCTGGCTGTATTCTGAAAAACCAGGCCGACAAGCCGCTGGTAAAAGCCCTGATAGAGGCCCTGATCCGGGAACTGGTTAACCAGCAGCCTTACCACCGGGAACTGGCTCAGCAAATCATCAATACCATGATCATGGTGATAGCCCGCAATATACAACTGCAGTTGCCGGAATCGCCCAAACATCCTACCCGGCCGGACTCATCTTTGAATATACTGCATTACATACACGAACATATTTATTCGCCGGAGAAATTGCGGGCAGAGCAGATTGCAGTGCACTTCAATATTTCACCCACTTATCTGAGTGAATATTTCAAGCGCAATAACGGCGACAGCCTGCAGCAATATATCATACAATACAAATTGAAACTGGTGGAAACCAGGCTGCAGTACAGCAGTATGCGGGTGGGCGAGATCGCTGATGAGCTGGGCTTTACAGACGAAAGCCATC